From a single Halorussus limi genomic region:
- a CDS encoding aldo/keto reductase: protein MEYVETGGARIPKLGLGTWQNTGSECTETVRTALDLGYRHVDTAQAYDNEAAVGEGIARAEVDRDEVFLTTKVWRSNLRYDDVLDSVRDSLDRLGVEYVDLLLAHWPHPRVPVAETLEAMTELRESGAVKNVGVSNFTLSQLREARGVADVPLVANQVLYHPYKDQSDLQRYCATNGVALVAYSPLARGDVLSDDLLERIGDRYDKTAAQVALRWLLQQDGVVAIPKASSRAHLEQNADVFDFSLTDEEAARIDDRTGSPKVRLRNCLPSLVRRVPF from the coding sequence ATGGAGTACGTCGAGACCGGCGGCGCTCGAATTCCTAAGTTAGGCCTCGGAACGTGGCAGAACACCGGTTCCGAGTGTACCGAGACGGTTCGGACGGCGCTCGACCTCGGCTATCGGCACGTCGATACGGCCCAAGCGTACGACAACGAGGCGGCGGTCGGCGAAGGCATCGCTCGCGCGGAGGTGGACCGCGACGAGGTGTTCCTGACCACGAAGGTGTGGCGGTCGAACCTCCGCTACGACGACGTGCTGGACTCGGTACGCGACAGTCTCGACAGACTCGGGGTCGAGTACGTCGACCTGCTGTTGGCACACTGGCCACACCCCCGCGTTCCGGTCGCGGAGACGCTCGAAGCGATGACCGAACTGCGCGAGTCCGGCGCGGTGAAGAACGTCGGGGTCAGCAACTTCACGCTGTCGCAACTCCGGGAAGCGAGGGGAGTCGCCGACGTTCCGCTCGTCGCAAACCAGGTCCTCTATCACCCCTACAAGGACCAGTCGGATCTGCAACGGTACTGTGCGACGAACGGCGTCGCGCTCGTCGCGTACAGTCCGCTGGCGCGCGGCGACGTCCTCTCCGACGACCTCCTCGAACGCATCGGCGACCGGTACGATAAGACCGCCGCGCAGGTGGCGCTCCGCTGGCTACTTCAACAGGACGGCGTGGTCGCGATTCCGAAGGCCAGCAGTCGCGCGCACCTCGAACAGAATGCCGACGTCTTCGACTTCTCGCTCACCGACGAGGAGGCGGCGCGCATCGACGACCGGACCGGGAGTCCGAAGGTGCGACTCCGGAACTGCCTGCCCTCGCTCGTTCGCCGCGTCCCGTTCTGA
- the pdhA gene encoding pyruvate dehydrogenase (acetyl-transferring) E1 component subunit alpha — MVREQVAEFSVEYVQALDEEGNADEAELPDVSDDELLELYRLMRLSRRTDERAVALQRRGESGTYAPGTGQEAAQVGSAIALEPDEWMVPSFRESAAFLTRGAPVHRLLWYAMGMEEGAEVADANFPPAIPVGTQPLHAAGIGWGHEISGERKAALTYFGDGATSEGDVYEAMNVAGALDAHAVFFCQNNQWAISTPRETQTRTETLAQKAVAAGIEGVQVDGNDVLGVLSVARDALETAREGDPVFVEALTFRRSMHTTSDDPSVYRTEEQESEWEARDPIVRFEAYLRDEGLLDDDRVERITDEIEELLADEIDRAKEGRDRVVPAEMFDHVFAETPPELQRQRETFRREEGDGEVATAEEGMSGEERAAGGEVTGRGDVREDRETAEDSETSEDEEVSDRGE, encoded by the coding sequence GTGGTTCGGGAGCAAGTGGCCGAGTTTTCGGTCGAGTACGTGCAAGCACTGGACGAGGAGGGGAACGCCGACGAGGCGGAGTTGCCCGACGTGAGCGACGACGAGTTGCTGGAACTGTATCGACTCATGCGCCTCTCCCGCCGGACCGACGAGCGGGCGGTCGCGCTCCAGCGCCGGGGCGAGTCCGGGACCTACGCGCCCGGCACCGGGCAGGAGGCCGCGCAGGTCGGGTCCGCGATAGCGTTGGAACCCGACGAGTGGATGGTGCCGTCGTTCCGCGAGAGCGCGGCCTTCCTCACGCGGGGCGCACCGGTCCACCGCCTGCTGTGGTACGCCATGGGGATGGAGGAGGGCGCGGAGGTCGCCGACGCCAACTTCCCGCCCGCTATTCCCGTTGGGACCCAACCGCTCCACGCCGCGGGCATCGGGTGGGGCCACGAAATCTCCGGAGAGCGGAAGGCGGCGCTGACCTACTTCGGGGACGGCGCGACCAGCGAGGGCGACGTGTACGAGGCGATGAACGTCGCGGGCGCGCTGGACGCTCACGCGGTGTTCTTCTGCCAGAACAACCAGTGGGCCATCTCGACGCCGCGCGAGACCCAGACGCGGACCGAGACGCTGGCCCAGAAAGCGGTCGCGGCGGGAATCGAGGGCGTGCAGGTGGACGGCAACGACGTGCTGGGCGTTCTCTCGGTCGCGAGGGACGCGCTCGAAACTGCCCGCGAGGGCGACCCCGTGTTCGTGGAGGCGCTGACCTTCCGGCGGTCGATGCACACCACCAGCGACGACCCGAGCGTCTACCGGACCGAGGAGCAGGAGAGCGAGTGGGAGGCCCGCGACCCCATCGTCAGGTTCGAGGCGTACCTCCGGGACGAGGGCCTGCTGGACGACGACCGGGTGGAACGGATTACCGACGAAATCGAGGAGTTACTCGCCGACGAGATAGACCGGGCGAAGGAGGGCCGCGACCGGGTCGTGCCAGCGGAGATGTTCGACCACGTGTTCGCCGAGACCCCGCCGGAACTCCAGCGCCAGCGGGAGACGTTCCGGCGCGAGGAGGGCGACGGCGAGGTGGCGACCGCCGAGGAAGGGATGAGCGGCGAGGAGCGCGCGGCCGGCGGAGAGGTGACCGGGCGCGGCGACGTGCGCGAGGACAGAGAGACGGCGGAGGACTCCGAGACGTCCGAGGACGAGGAGGTGTCCGACCGTGGCGAATGA
- a CDS encoding M24 family metallopeptidase, producing the protein MSAFEERTRRCQDRLGAVGADAAVLFPSTNLFYASGFREEPAERHLFLVIPSDGDPAFVAPEMYDEQIRDASWVEDLRLWADGEDPAALVADLADEKGLRGGRLLVDDTMWARFTQDLRETLPDATFGLASEVFDDLRARKDEAELAALRKAGDLADAVSVEIRELGEEAVGMTETELAAEIDRRLVERGGDEVAFGTIAGSGPNGAKPHHRHEDREIRRGDPVVLDFGAYVDGYPGDQTRTVVFAGDPPEGYAEVHEVVREAQQAAVEAVEPGVPAEEIDRAAREVIEDAGYGDEFVHRTGHGVGLDVHEDPYIVAGNETQLEPGMVFSVEPGVYLPGEFGVRIEDLVAVTESGCERLNDSPRTWEPL; encoded by the coding sequence ATGAGCGCGTTCGAGGAGCGAACCCGGCGATGTCAGGACCGACTGGGCGCGGTCGGCGCGGACGCGGCCGTGCTGTTCCCGAGTACCAATCTGTTCTACGCCTCGGGATTTCGGGAGGAACCGGCCGAGCGCCACCTGTTTCTCGTGATTCCGAGCGACGGCGACCCCGCCTTCGTCGCGCCCGAGATGTACGACGAGCAGATTCGCGACGCCTCGTGGGTCGAGGACCTGCGACTCTGGGCCGACGGCGAGGACCCCGCGGCGCTGGTCGCCGACCTCGCCGACGAGAAGGGTCTGCGCGGAGGCCGCCTGCTGGTCGACGACACGATGTGGGCGCGGTTCACGCAGGACCTCCGCGAGACGCTTCCCGACGCGACGTTCGGCCTCGCCAGCGAGGTGTTCGACGACCTCCGGGCGCGCAAGGACGAGGCCGAACTCGCGGCGCTCCGGAAGGCCGGGGACCTCGCCGACGCGGTCAGCGTCGAGATTCGGGAGTTGGGCGAGGAGGCCGTCGGGATGACCGAGACCGAACTCGCCGCGGAAATCGACCGACGACTGGTCGAACGGGGCGGCGATGAAGTCGCGTTCGGCACCATCGCGGGGTCGGGACCCAACGGCGCGAAACCCCACCACCGCCACGAGGACCGCGAGATTCGGCGGGGCGACCCGGTCGTCCTCGACTTCGGCGCGTACGTCGACGGCTACCCCGGCGACCAGACCCGGACGGTCGTGTTCGCGGGCGACCCGCCCGAGGGCTACGCGGAAGTACACGAAGTCGTCCGCGAGGCCCAACAGGCCGCAGTCGAGGCGGTCGAACCGGGCGTCCCTGCCGAGGAAATCGACCGCGCGGCCCGCGAAGTCATCGAGGACGCCGGTTACGGCGACGAATTCGTCCACCGGACGGGCCACGGCGTCGGTCTCGACGTTCACGAGGACCCCTACATCGTCGCGGGCAACGAGACCCAACTCGAACCCGGGATGGTGTTCAGCGTCGAACCCGGAGTCTACCTCCCCGGCGAGTTCGGCGTCCGCATCGAGGACCTCGTGGCCGTCACCGAGTCGGGGTGCGAGCGCCTGAACGACTCGCCCCGCACGTGGGAACCGCTCTGA
- a CDS encoding MFS transporter codes for MGELRGIVRRYYAYKVTNAYGFYLPVSILYLTEVKGFGMEVIGLTGAAFLFAEVAAEIPTGYVGDRLGRRASLAAGNALSAVALGLWAVADSPLAYVALNAVWAVGWAFRSGTGKAWLYEILDAHGEADEFARVSGRANTALMLASAATAVAGGALVTVDWSLPFLANALLSALGIPILLTLPTVESERAARDDAGVEDETFTVGDALAALRLQVRRPEIRWFVAFAALLYALFELSRTFEQPAMAAAGVSAPALGVLYAGFKLVSAGAAASAGWVEDRLGVRGAFALLVPLLGATYATIAFAPVLVVPVVFLTRGVRSLFRPLRNQYLNDRVENVGRATVLSGATMVLSLVAGATKVVGGYAAAALGPIRFLAAAGVASAAAAGLVWVAVSPVRPRKGPESAGGDSDPEASVATD; via the coding sequence ATGGGAGAGTTACGAGGCATCGTCCGGCGCTACTACGCCTACAAGGTCACGAACGCCTACGGGTTCTACCTGCCCGTGAGCATCCTCTATCTCACCGAGGTCAAGGGGTTCGGTATGGAGGTCATCGGCCTGACCGGCGCGGCGTTCCTGTTCGCAGAGGTCGCGGCCGAGATTCCGACGGGGTACGTCGGCGACCGACTCGGCCGCCGGGCCAGCCTCGCGGCCGGAAACGCGCTGTCGGCGGTCGCGTTGGGACTCTGGGCGGTCGCCGACTCGCCGCTGGCCTACGTCGCGCTGAACGCCGTCTGGGCGGTCGGGTGGGCGTTTCGGTCTGGCACGGGCAAGGCGTGGCTCTACGAAATCCTCGACGCCCACGGCGAGGCCGACGAGTTCGCCCGCGTCAGCGGTCGGGCCAACACCGCGCTGATGCTGGCGTCGGCCGCCACCGCAGTCGCCGGGGGCGCGCTCGTGACCGTCGATTGGTCGCTCCCGTTCCTCGCCAACGCCCTCCTCTCGGCGCTCGGGATTCCCATTCTGCTGACGCTCCCGACGGTCGAGAGCGAGCGAGCGGCCCGAGACGACGCCGGGGTGGAAGACGAGACGTTCACGGTCGGCGACGCGCTCGCCGCCCTCCGCCTGCAGGTCCGGCGTCCCGAAATCAGGTGGTTCGTCGCCTTCGCCGCGCTACTGTACGCGCTGTTCGAACTCTCGCGGACCTTCGAGCAGCCCGCGATGGCCGCCGCGGGCGTCTCCGCGCCCGCGCTCGGCGTGCTGTACGCCGGGTTCAAACTGGTCTCGGCCGGCGCGGCCGCCAGCGCGGGGTGGGTCGAGGACCGGTTGGGCGTCCGGGGAGCGTTCGCACTGCTCGTTCCCCTCCTCGGAGCGACCTACGCGACCATCGCGTTCGCGCCGGTACTGGTGGTCCCGGTCGTCTTCCTGACCCGAGGCGTCCGGAGTCTGTTCCGGCCGCTCCGGAACCAGTATCTCAACGACCGCGTCGAGAACGTCGGGCGCGCGACCGTTCTCTCGGGCGCGACGATGGTCCTCTCGCTGGTCGCCGGAGCGACCAAAGTCGTCGGTGGCTACGCGGCCGCGGCGCTCGGCCCGATTCGGTTCCTCGCCGCGGCCGGCGTCGCCTCGGCGGCGGCCGCGGGCCTCGTCTGGGTCGCCGTCTCGCCGGTTCGCCCGCGGAAGGGGCCGGAGTCCGCCGGGGGCGACTCGGACCCCGAAGCTTCGGTCGCCACAGACTGA